In a single window of the Spirochaetaceae bacterium genome:
- a CDS encoding ABC transporter permease: MRAHVIRRLLLVIPTLFILSILVFLSVRFIPGDVIDVMQGRLGGLGQVDRAALERMLGLDQPVYVQYGRWLGDILLHGSLGRSLMGDWLVEEKILARLPVTIELGVLSIVIGLLIALPVGIYSAIRQDTAVDYAGRSIAILGLATPNFWLALMVMIYPAIWWGWSPPMRLITFSEDPLGNLGMFLIPSLILGTYLAAATMRMTRTMMLEVLRQDYIRTAWSKGLKERVVVVRHAVKNVLIPVVTLIGLQLPILVGGAVIIENIFNLPGLGRLMLVALTDRDFPVVAGINLVFGTAVMGINLVIDLVYAVLDPRVRYQ; encoded by the coding sequence ATGAGAGCCCACGTCATCAGGCGGTTGTTGCTGGTCATCCCCACCCTGTTCATCCTCAGCATCCTGGTCTTTCTGTCGGTCCGCTTCATCCCGGGTGATGTGATCGACGTGATGCAAGGCAGGCTGGGCGGCTTGGGGCAGGTGGACCGTGCCGCGCTCGAGCGGATGCTGGGACTGGACCAGCCGGTGTACGTGCAGTACGGGCGCTGGTTGGGCGATATCCTGCTGCACGGCAGCCTGGGCCGCTCGCTGATGGGCGACTGGCTGGTAGAGGAGAAGATTCTCGCTCGATTGCCGGTCACCATCGAATTGGGCGTGCTGTCAATCGTCATCGGGCTGTTGATCGCGCTCCCCGTCGGCATCTACTCGGCGATTCGCCAGGATACGGCGGTCGACTACGCCGGCCGCTCCATCGCCATCCTGGGCCTGGCAACGCCCAACTTCTGGCTCGCCCTCATGGTCATGATCTACCCGGCCATCTGGTGGGGCTGGTCGCCGCCGATGCGGCTGATCACGTTCAGCGAAGACCCGCTGGGGAACCTCGGCATGTTCCTGATTCCGAGCCTGATCCTGGGGACCTACCTGGCCGCCGCCACCATGCGGATGACGCGCACCATGATGCTGGAGGTGCTGCGGCAGGACTACATCCGGACGGCGTGGTCCAAGGGCCTGAAGGAGCGGGTGGTGGTGGTGCGGCACGCGGTCAAGAACGTGCTGATTCCGGTGGTTACGCTGATCGGCCTGCAGTTGCCCATCCTGGTAGGCGGCGCCGTGATCATCGAGAACATATTCAACCTGCCCGGGTTGGGCCGCCTGATGCTGGTGGCGCTCACTGACAGAGACTTCCCGGTGGTCGCCGGCATCAACCTGGTGTTCGGCACCGCGGTGATGGGGATCAACCTGGTGATCGACCTGGTCTATGCGGTCCTGGATCCCCGGGTCCGGTACCAGTAG
- a CDS encoding ABC transporter permease, whose translation MRTRFLTRLVREKPLGTASGIAVVILILVAIFADVLAPYPYGERHLPDRLQGSSAQYLLGTDHLGRDLLSRIIHGARVSLTVGLAATTVNVLVAVLIGGTSGFLGGRLDLVVQRFVDAWMSFPGLLLLLTVISIVGQGLLQLIAVLGISGGIVGSRVLRSAVIGVKGNDYFQSAVAIGASQWKIIVRHVLPNIAAPIIVVFSINVGGVIISEAALSFLGFGLPIEIPSWGGMLSREGRQYMEAAPHLALWPGLALTVTVYSLNMLGDAVRDLLDPRLIGGAGRLGAQDTRSV comes from the coding sequence ATGCGCACGCGATTCCTGACCCGGCTGGTCAGGGAGAAGCCGCTCGGCACGGCCAGCGGCATCGCCGTAGTGATCCTGATTCTGGTGGCCATCTTCGCCGACGTCCTCGCTCCCTATCCCTATGGTGAACGGCACCTGCCCGACCGCTTGCAGGGCTCATCGGCCCAGTATCTGCTCGGCACCGACCACCTGGGGCGCGACCTCCTGAGCCGCATCATCCACGGTGCCCGGGTCTCTCTGACGGTGGGTCTGGCAGCCACCACGGTCAACGTGCTGGTCGCCGTACTGATCGGCGGCACGTCGGGATTCCTGGGCGGCAGGCTGGACCTGGTGGTGCAGCGGTTCGTGGACGCCTGGATGTCGTTCCCGGGACTGCTGCTGTTGTTGACCGTCATATCGATCGTGGGGCAGGGGCTGCTGCAACTGATCGCGGTCCTGGGCATCTCGGGCGGCATCGTCGGCTCGCGCGTGCTCAGGAGCGCCGTCATCGGGGTAAAGGGGAACGACTATTTTCAGTCGGCGGTGGCGATCGGCGCCTCGCAGTGGAAGATCATCGTCCGCCATGTGCTGCCCAACATCGCGGCACCGATCATCGTGGTATTCAGCATCAACGTCGGGGGCGTGATCATCTCGGAGGCTGCGTTGAGCTTTCTGGGCTTCGGCCTGCCGATCGAGATTCCGAGCTGGGGCGGGATGCTGAGCCGGGAGGGACGCCAGTACATGGAGGCGGCGCCGCACCTCGCCTTGTGGCCCGGCCTGGCGCTGACGGTCACCGTGTACAGCCTGAACATGCTCGGCGACGCGGTGCGCGACCTGCTCGACCCGCGGCTGATCGGCGGCGCCGGCCGTCTCGGCGCGCAAGACACCAGGTCCGTGTAG
- a CDS encoding DUF1801 domain-containing protein, translated as MERVSTSPDEYLATLPEEFRGDMTALDERIAAALPGHRRCLWEGVFWGGSAQSIIGYGDYSYVRSDKKQVEWFVVGLARQKNYYSVYVNAADGRRYLTEAYAGRLGKAKVGKSNVTFRRLADVELEVLIELVERAGVLMSAAKPG; from the coding sequence ATGGAACGCGTATCGACCTCGCCCGACGAATATCTTGCGACGCTGCCGGAGGAGTTTCGCGGCGACATGACGGCGCTGGACGAGCGCATCGCGGCGGCCCTGCCGGGGCACCGGCGCTGCCTGTGGGAGGGGGTGTTCTGGGGCGGCAGCGCCCAGTCGATCATCGGCTACGGCGACTATTCGTACGTGCGCTCGGACAAGAAGCAAGTGGAGTGGTTCGTCGTCGGGCTCGCGCGGCAGAAGAACTATTACAGCGTCTACGTCAATGCAGCCGACGGCCGCCGCTACCTCACCGAGGCGTACGCCGGCCGGCTCGGCAAGGCGAAGGTGGGCAAGAGCAACGTGACCTTTCGCCGGCTCGCCGACGTCGAGTTGGAGGTGCTGATCGAGTTGGTCGAGCGCGCCGGCGTGCTGATGAGCGCCGCCAAGCCGGGGTAG
- a CDS encoding Rpn family recombination-promoting nuclease/putative transposase has translation MPDLPPATPHDALFRALLADPGRAETLVREYLPPAVAAELSDAPIRLVDASFVDAVLHQSHSDRLFEARLKDGGSAFVYVLLEHKAAPDPGTPLQMLGYMVRIWQRYAEDRASRLRALPPIVPLIFYHGRERWSGALSVAEMIAGEGELAAFARRLCCVLHDLGQRPLAALSGDPAVWSGLAALVMAFRGQPEEGVLRRILSGAPDESELELQVLSYIVRTYELSPAVLETAARAAKPQRWEALMSTVAEAWMREGKAQGRAEGKAEGKAEGKAEGKAETLLRLLQRRFGPVAESVRARVADGTAAEIDAWFDALLDAQGLTEVFDARPQ, from the coding sequence GTGCCGGATCTGCCACCTGCCACGCCGCATGATGCGCTGTTCCGAGCGTTGCTTGCAGACCCCGGACGGGCCGAGACGCTGGTACGCGAGTATCTGCCTCCCGCGGTGGCTGCGGAACTATCGGACGCCCCGATCCGCCTGGTCGATGCGAGCTTCGTGGATGCGGTGCTGCACCAGAGCCACAGCGACCGGCTGTTCGAGGCGCGTCTGAAGGACGGCGGCAGCGCATTTGTTTACGTGCTGCTGGAGCACAAGGCGGCGCCCGATCCGGGTACCCCGTTGCAGATGCTGGGCTACATGGTGCGCATCTGGCAGCGCTATGCCGAGGACCGCGCATCGCGCCTGCGGGCGCTGCCGCCGATCGTGCCGCTGATTTTCTACCATGGCCGCGAGCGCTGGAGCGGGGCGCTGTCGGTGGCGGAGATGATCGCGGGCGAAGGGGAGTTGGCGGCCTTTGCGCGCCGGTTATGCTGCGTGCTGCATGATCTGGGACAGCGACCGCTGGCGGCGCTGTCGGGGGACCCGGCGGTATGGTCGGGGCTGGCGGCGTTGGTGATGGCGTTTCGCGGACAGCCGGAGGAAGGGGTGCTGCGGCGGATCCTTTCGGGGGCGCCGGACGAAAGCGAGTTGGAGCTGCAGGTGCTGTCGTATATTGTGAGAACCTACGAGCTGAGTCCCGCGGTGCTGGAGACGGCAGCGCGGGCGGCGAAGCCGCAACGCTGGGAGGCGCTGATGTCAACGGTCGCGGAAGCATGGATGCGGGAGGGCAAGGCCCAGGGTAGAGCCGAGGGCAAGGCCGAGGGCAAGGCCGAGGGCAAGGCCGAGGGCAAGGCCGAGACGCTGCTTCGTCTCCTGCAGCGGCGATTCGGTCCCGTTGCGGAGAGTGTTCGGGCGCGGGTGGCGGACGGGACGGCGGCGGAGATCGATGCCTGGTTCGATGCCCTGCTTGACGCGCAGGGCCTGACGGAGGTGTTCGACGCCCGTCCGCAGTGA
- a CDS encoding PIN domain-containing protein produces the protein MADRLFLDANVLFSAAYGSPSIERLWDAQRAGSCTLLVSRYVIEEARRNLREPEQIRRLDTRLQSALVVPESPADRCPVDLPDKDRPVFSAAAAAGATHLITGDRTHFGAYYGSTVAGLTILRPSDYLRAAPAPQRELAALDAHAEELNREAREVLEYQDDS, from the coding sequence TTGGCAGACCGACTGTTTCTCGATGCGAACGTGTTGTTCTCGGCGGCCTACGGCAGCCCCAGCATTGAGCGGCTGTGGGACGCGCAACGCGCCGGGAGTTGCACGCTCCTGGTGTCTCGCTACGTGATCGAAGAAGCACGCCGCAACCTGCGGGAACCGGAACAGATCCGGCGGCTGGACACCAGGCTGCAATCCGCACTCGTCGTACCGGAGTCTCCCGCCGACCGGTGTCCCGTGGACCTGCCGGACAAGGACCGCCCCGTGTTCTCGGCGGCCGCGGCCGCCGGAGCGACCCATCTGATCACCGGCGACCGCACACACTTCGGCGCGTACTACGGATCCACGGTTGCGGGCCTTACGATCCTGCGACCGAGTGACTACCTGCGGGCTGCCCCGGCACCGCAACGAGAGCTTGCCGCGCTCGACGCCCACGCGGAGGAACTGAACCGCGAGGCCCGAGAGGTGCTCGAGTATCAGGACGACTCATGA
- a CDS encoding AbrB/MazE/SpoVT family DNA-binding domain-containing protein codes for MTQTSKVGKRGTVVIPAQLRREYGMEEGSFVITEAHEEGVLVRPAVALPVETYTRQRKAEFLLTNAVDEQDYAWAREEVRKLGLDPDRVPHDRPT; via the coding sequence GTGACGCAAACGAGCAAAGTCGGTAAACGTGGCACCGTGGTGATTCCTGCGCAACTGCGGCGCGAATACGGCATGGAGGAGGGATCTTTCGTGATCACCGAGGCGCACGAGGAAGGCGTGCTGGTGCGGCCCGCCGTAGCCCTGCCGGTGGAGACCTACACCCGCCAGCGCAAGGCGGAGTTCCTGCTGACAAACGCCGTGGACGAGCAGGACTACGCCTGGGCGCGGGAGGAAGTGCGCAAGCTCGGTCTCGACCCGGACCGCGTACCCCACGACCGTCCCACCTGA
- a CDS encoding amidohydrolase family protein — protein sequence MQFWDPHFHIWDAAAARLLAANPHVPVVVDHLGTPTLADLRGDTYWDGMRALADCPHTTMKLSMLPYVDREWDTNALATESVLRVIDLFGVERCFFASNFPVDLKSGWPAARLFGAFARLVSEMPEVDRRRLFAGNAMRAYGVAVCDG from the coding sequence ATGCAGTTCTGGGATCCTCACTTTCACATCTGGGACGCGGCCGCGGCACGGCTGTTGGCGGCCAATCCGCACGTTCCGGTAGTAGTCGATCACCTGGGGACGCCGACCCTCGCCGACCTGCGCGGCGACACCTACTGGGACGGGATGCGCGCCCTCGCCGACTGTCCCCACACCACCATGAAGCTGTCGATGCTCCCCTACGTGGACCGGGAGTGGGACACGAACGCGCTGGCCACGGAGAGCGTCCTGCGCGTGATCGACCTGTTCGGCGTGGAGCGCTGCTTCTTCGCCTCCAACTTCCCCGTCGACCTGAAGTCCGGGTGGCCTGCCGCGCGCCTGTTCGGCGCCTTCGCACGCTTGGTGAGCGAGATGCCGGAGGTGGACCGGCGGCGGCTGTTCGCCGGCAACGCCATGCGCGCCTACGGCGTCGCCGTATGCGATGGGTAG
- a CDS encoding DUF402 domain-containing protein, with product MVVLRYMGLMRAGTPAIVVEDSDERVLVYVPDGVRWFGSGAAAAGRSERVRAIARGETVVTGRHISWYNHNLRVLLPGRPYSIWLLWSPAWEFKYYYVNLEAPFARSAVGFDSRDHVLDVCVRADRTWYYKDKDELDTRVEVGLVPAQAAAEVRRDAEHAVALIEDWQPPFSSGLEQWRPDPAWEVPVLPAGWQAHPSNMEPWTRAPTGGVATPGAVASGG from the coding sequence GTGGTGGTGCTCCGGTACATGGGGCTCATGCGCGCGGGCACGCCGGCGATCGTGGTGGAGGATAGCGACGAACGGGTGCTGGTGTACGTACCGGACGGCGTGCGGTGGTTTGGCTCCGGCGCGGCGGCGGCGGGGCGCAGCGAACGGGTTCGGGCGATTGCACGCGGCGAGACGGTTGTGACGGGCCGTCACATCTCCTGGTACAACCACAACCTGCGGGTGCTGTTGCCGGGCCGGCCGTATTCGATCTGGCTGCTTTGGTCGCCGGCGTGGGAGTTCAAGTACTACTACGTGAACCTGGAGGCGCCGTTTGCGCGCTCCGCGGTCGGGTTCGACTCGCGCGACCACGTATTGGACGTGTGCGTCCGCGCGGACCGCACCTGGTACTATAAGGACAAGGACGAATTGGACACTCGTGTCGAGGTGGGCTTGGTCCCGGCGCAGGCGGCGGCCGAAGTGCGGCGCGACGCGGAGCATGCGGTGGCGTTGATCGAGGACTGGCAGCCGCCGTTCAGTTCCGGGCTCGAGCAATGGCGTCCCGATCCGGCGTGGGAGGTGCCGGTGCTGCCTGCCGGGTGGCAGGCCCATCCCTCGAACATGGAGCCCTGGACGCGGGCGCCGACCGGCGGGGTGGCGACGCCTGGCGCCGTGGCGAGCGGAGGGTAG
- a CDS encoding DUF402 domain-containing protein, with protein MAARWNPGDCVVLRAVGPLTVGKPAIVVEDSAERVMLYVPHGVRWLGPAAPSGDRVEMIRAFARGERVIALEMIPWRNHVLHVLLPGRPFSVWLFWSAEWEFLSYYVNMETPFTRSAAGFDTCDRVLDICVRADRTWYYKDLDELEVCVEVGLMSAAMAAEVRRDAEQAVALIEGWRTPFDAELEGWRPDPAWSIPLLPAGWEAHASETHPWVRLPSK; from the coding sequence ATGGCGGCACGGTGGAACCCCGGAGATTGCGTCGTCCTGCGGGCGGTCGGCCCGCTCACGGTGGGCAAACCTGCGATTGTCGTCGAGGACAGTGCGGAGCGGGTCATGCTATACGTGCCCCACGGGGTCCGTTGGTTGGGGCCCGCAGCGCCATCAGGCGACCGGGTGGAGATGATTCGCGCCTTTGCCAGGGGCGAGCGCGTCATCGCTTTGGAGATGATCCCGTGGCGCAATCACGTGTTGCACGTCCTGCTTCCCGGCCGGCCCTTCTCGGTGTGGCTGTTCTGGTCGGCCGAGTGGGAGTTCCTCTCGTACTACGTGAACATGGAGACGCCGTTTACTCGGTCGGCTGCGGGGTTCGACACCTGCGACCGTGTGCTCGACATCTGCGTGCGTGCCGATCGCACCTGGTACTACAAGGACCTCGACGAATTGGAAGTGTGCGTGGAGGTTGGCCTGATGAGCGCGGCGATGGCAGCCGAGGTGCGCCGAGATGCCGAGCAGGCAGTCGCACTGATCGAGGGCTGGCGGACGCCGTTCGATGCTGAACTCGAGGGCTGGCGGCCCGACCCGGCCTGGTCAATCCCGCTGCTGCCGGCGGGATGGGAGGCGCATGCGTCCGAGACTCACCCGTGGGTGCGGTTGCCTTCCAAATAG
- a CDS encoding MFS transporter → MRNRAGYGELLRGSRAFRLLWFAQIASLFGDWFNVIASSTLLAQLTGAGAALGALFAIRMLGSFLASPLAGVLADRYNRKRILIATDLLRAAAVLGLLFVREPQHVWLLFVLTALQVGISGVFFPVRVAILPEVASRRLLGPANALSSATWAAMLAIGAAAGGIFAGVFGIAAAFILDAATYLLSALLLVRMPYAAGGRRSVTAAPATLGRSVRAGIAEYAESLRYLGKQGRVLAVALQKGFLSIFFSAFQVASVAIAGTVFPVGVGGGTTVGLLFAAGGVGSALGPLVIQPMLGGRQQSLSWAMLAGYLLMCAGLALAAPLSSLPLVMIGAAIRSVGSGLIWVFSTQILLETVPDELRGRVIATEHASFTLLGAVGSACAGAGLELLPLALLLWLLAPLTLVPGLHWAAYGVRRARKAR, encoded by the coding sequence ATGCGTAACCGGGCCGGCTACGGAGAGTTGCTGCGCGGCAGCCGGGCCTTTCGGCTGCTGTGGTTCGCGCAGATCGCCAGCCTGTTCGGCGACTGGTTCAACGTCATCGCCTCGTCCACGCTGCTGGCGCAGCTCACCGGTGCCGGCGCGGCGCTCGGCGCCCTGTTCGCCATCCGCATGCTCGGTTCGTTCCTGGCCAGTCCGCTCGCCGGCGTGCTCGCCGACCGCTACAACCGCAAGCGCATCCTGATCGCCACCGACCTGCTGCGCGCCGCGGCCGTGCTCGGCCTCCTGTTCGTCCGCGAGCCGCAACACGTGTGGCTGCTGTTCGTGCTCACGGCGCTGCAGGTGGGCATCAGCGGCGTGTTCTTTCCGGTGCGGGTGGCGATCCTGCCGGAGGTCGCCTCGCGCCGGCTGCTGGGGCCGGCCAATGCCCTGAGCTCGGCGACCTGGGCCGCCATGCTGGCAATCGGCGCCGCTGCCGGCGGCATTTTCGCCGGCGTGTTCGGCATCGCGGCCGCGTTCATCCTGGACGCCGCCACCTACCTGCTGTCGGCGCTCTTGCTGGTCCGCATGCCCTACGCCGCGGGTGGCCGGCGCTCGGTGACCGCGGCGCCCGCTACCCTCGGCCGCAGCGTACGGGCCGGCATCGCCGAGTACGCCGAGTCGCTGCGCTACCTGGGGAAGCAGGGCCGCGTGCTGGCGGTCGCCCTGCAGAAAGGCTTTCTGTCGATCTTCTTCTCCGCCTTCCAGGTCGCCAGCGTCGCCATCGCTGGGACGGTGTTCCCCGTCGGCGTCGGCGGCGGCACCACGGTGGGGCTGCTGTTCGCCGCCGGCGGCGTCGGCTCCGCGCTCGGTCCCCTGGTGATTCAACCCATGCTCGGCGGCCGGCAGCAGTCGCTGAGCTGGGCGATGCTGGCCGGCTACCTGCTGATGTGCGCCGGCCTTGCGCTGGCCGCTCCGCTGTCCAGCCTGCCGCTGGTAATGATAGGCGCGGCAATTCGCAGCGTGGGTTCCGGCCTGATATGGGTATTCAGCACCCAGATCCTGCTCGAGACCGTGCCCGACGAGTTGCGCGGGCGGGTGATCGCCACCGAGCACGCCAGCTTCACCCTGCTCGGCGCTGTCGGCTCGGCGTGCGCCGGCGCCGGCCTGGAACTGCTCCCCCTCGCTCTCCTTCTCTGGCTGCTTGCGCCGCTGACCCTGGTACCGGGGCTGCACTGGGCCGCCTACGGCGTCCGCCGCGCACGCAAAGCGCGCTGA
- a CDS encoding Rpn family recombination-promoting nuclease/putative transposase, with protein sequence MPDLPPATPHDALFRALLADPGRAETLVREYLPPAVAAELSDAPIRLVDASFVDAVLHQSHSDRLFEARLKDGGSAFVYVLLEHKAAPDPGTPLQMLGYMVRIWQRYAEDRASRLRALPPIVPLIFYHGRERWSGALSVAEMIAGEGELAAFARRLCCVLHDLGQRPLAALSGDPAVWSGLAALVMAFRGQPEEGVLRRILSGAPDESELELQVLSYIVRTYELSPAVLETAARAAKPQRWEALMSTVAEAWMREGKAQGRAEGKAEGKAETLLRLLQRRFGPVAESARARVADGSAAEIDAWFDALLDAHSLTEVFDARPQ encoded by the coding sequence ATGCCCGACCTGCCACCTGCCACGCCGCATGATGCGCTGTTCCGAGCGTTGCTCGCAGACCCCGGACGGGCCGAGACGCTGGTACGCGAGTATCTGCCTCCCGCGGTGGCTGCGGAACTATCGGACGCCCCGATCCGCCTGGTCGATGCGAGCTTCGTGGATGCGGTGCTGCACCAGAGCCACAGCGACCGGCTGTTCGAGGCGCGTCTGAAGGACGGCGGCAGCGCATTTGTTTACGTGCTGCTGGAGCACAAGGCGGCGCCCGATCCGGGTACCCCGTTGCAGATGCTGGGCTACATGGTGCGCATCTGGCAGCGCTATGCCGAGGACCGCGCATCGCGCCTGCGGGCGCTGCCGCCGATCGTGCCGCTGATTTTCTACCATGGCCGCGAGCGCTGGAGCGGGGCGCTGTCGGTGGCGGAGATGATCGCGGGCGAAGGGGAGTTGGCGGCCTTTGCGCGCCGGTTATGCTGCGTGCTGCATGATCTGGGACAGCGACCGCTGGCGGCGCTGTCGGGGGACCCGGCGGTATGGTCGGGGCTGGCGGCGTTGGTGATGGCGTTTCGCGGACAGCCGGAGGAAGGGGTGCTGCGGCGGATCCTTTCGGGGGCGCCGGACGAAAGCGAGTTGGAGCTGCAGGTGCTGTCGTATATTGTGAGAACCTACGAGCTGAGTCCCGCGGTGCTGGAGACGGCAGCGCGGGCGGCGAAGCCGCAACGCTGGGAGGCGCTGATGTCAACGGTCGCGGAAGCATGGATGCGGGAGGGCAAGGCCCAGGGTAGAGCCGAGGGCAAGGCCGAGGGCAAGGCCGAGACGCTGCTTCGTCTTCTGCAGCGGCGATTCGGTCCGGTTGCGGAGAGTGCTCGGGCACGGGTGGCGGACGGGTCGGCGGCGGAGATCGATGCCTGGTTCGATGCCCTGCTTGACGCGCACAGCCTGACGGAGGTGTTCGACGCCCGACCGCAGTGA
- a CDS encoding Rpn family recombination-promoting nuclease/putative transposase, which produces MPDLPPATPHDALFRALLADPGRAETLVREYLPPAVAAELSDAPIRLVDASFVDAVLHQSHSDRLFEARLKDGGSAFVYVLLEHKAAPDPGTPLQMLGYMVRIWQRYAEDRASRLRALPPIVPLIFYHGRERWSGALSVAEMIAGEGELAAFARRLCCVLHDLGQRPLAALSGDPAVWSGLAALVMAFRGQPEEGVLRRILSGAPDESELELQVLSYIVRTYELSPAVLETAARAAKPQRWEALMSTVAEAWMREGKAQGRAEGKAEGKAEGKAEGKAETLLRLLRRRFGPVAESARARVADGSAAEIDAWFDALLDAHSLTEVFDARPQ; this is translated from the coding sequence ATGCCCGACCTGCCACCTGCCACGCCGCATGATGCGCTGTTCCGAGCGTTGCTCGCAGACCCCGGACGGGCCGAGACGCTGGTACGCGAGTATCTGCCTCCCGCGGTGGCTGCGGAACTATCGGACGCCCCGATCCGCCTGGTCGATGCGAGCTTCGTGGATGCGGTGCTGCACCAGAGCCACAGCGACCGGCTGTTCGAGGCGCGTCTGAAGGACGGCGGCAGCGCATTTGTTTACGTGCTGCTGGAGCACAAGGCGGCGCCCGATCCGGGTACCCCGTTGCAGATGCTGGGCTACATGGTGCGCATCTGGCAGCGCTATGCCGAGGACCGCGCATCGCGCCTGCGGGCGCTGCCGCCGATCGTGCCGCTGATTTTCTACCATGGCCGCGAGCGCTGGAGCGGGGCGCTGTCGGTGGCGGAGATGATCGCGGGCGAAGGGGAGTTGGCGGCCTTTGCGCGCCGGTTATGCTGCGTGCTGCATGATCTGGGACAGCGACCGCTGGCGGCGCTGTCGGGGGACCCGGCGGTATGGTCGGGGCTGGCGGCGTTGGTGATGGCGTTTCGCGGACAGCCGGAGGAAGGGGTGCTGCGGCGGATCCTTTCGGGGGCGCCGGACGAAAGCGAGTTGGAGCTGCAGGTGCTGTCGTATATTGTGAGAACCTACGAGCTGAGTCCCGCGGTGCTGGAGACGGCAGCGCGGGCGGCGAAGCCGCAACGCTGGGAGGCGCTGATGTCAACGGTCGCGGAAGCATGGATGCGGGAGGGCAAGGCCCAGGGTAGAGCCGAGGGCAAGGCCGAGGGCAAGGCCGAGGGCAAGGCCGAGGGCAAGGCCGAGACGCTGCTTCGTCTTCTGCGGCGGCGATTCGGTCCGGTTGCGGAGAGTGCTCGGGCACGGGTGGCGGACGGGTCGGCGGCGGAGATCGATGCCTGGTTCGATGCCCTGCTTGACGCGCACAGCCTGACGGAGGTGTTCGACGCCCGACCGCAGTGA
- a CDS encoding DUF1801 domain-containing protein, whose product MERVSTSPDEFLATLPEEFRGDMTALDERIAAALPGHRRCLWQGVFWGGSSQSIIGYGDYSYVRSDKKHVEWFVVGLARQKNYYSVYVNAADGRRYLTEAYAGRLGKVKVGKSNVTFRRLGDVELEVLIELVERAGVLMSAAKPE is encoded by the coding sequence ATGGAACGCGTTTCGACCTCACCCGACGAATTTCTTGCGACGCTGCCGGAGGAGTTCCGTGGCGACATGACCGCGCTGGACGAGCGCATCGCGGCGGCGCTGCCGGGGCACCGGCGCTGCCTGTGGCAGGGGGTGTTCTGGGGCGGCAGCTCCCAGTCGATCATCGGCTACGGCGACTACTCGTACGTGCGCTCGGACAAGAAGCATGTGGAGTGGTTCGTCGTCGGGCTCGCCCGGCAGAAGAACTACTACAGCGTCTACGTCAACGCCGCCGACGGCCGCCGCTACCTCACCGAGGCGTATGCCGGCCGGCTCGGCAAGGTGAAGGTGGGCAAGAGCAACGTGACCTTCCGCCGGCTCGGCGACGTTGAGCTGGAGGTGCTGATCGAGCTGGTGGAACGCGCCGGCGTACTGATGAGCGCCGCCAAGCCAGAGTAG